The following coding sequences lie in one Rickettsia hoogstraalii genomic window:
- the tsaB gene encoding tRNA (adenosine(37)-N6)-threonylcarbamoyltransferase complex dimerization subunit type 1 TsaB: protein MKILAFDTANNTASVAISENENILAYIEELRPSMQAENLIPMIEDVMKSSKCSYDDLDYLAVTNGPGSFTGIRIGLASAKGILFAKENIKAVAVSNFEYAYFRAITQVKDYDKIYVFLNAYRSQLYMQIFHKSEKIEEPLLIDFEYAIKLLANEKGNIVCCGSGLEFIYHQIMHLPNIITLPRFARVKARVICRYIASRLSSGMKLNSSIEPLYIRPPDAKIAINYVIPS from the coding sequence ATGAAAATACTAGCATTTGACACGGCCAATAATACTGCATCGGTAGCAATATCTGAAAATGAAAATATTCTTGCGTATATAGAAGAATTACGCCCTTCTATGCAAGCAGAGAATCTCATACCGATGATAGAAGACGTGATGAAATCATCTAAATGTTCATATGATGATCTAGATTATTTAGCGGTAACTAACGGACCCGGTAGCTTTACCGGCATTAGAATAGGACTTGCTAGTGCTAAAGGTATATTATTTGCCAAGGAAAATATTAAAGCAGTAGCGGTTAGTAATTTTGAATATGCCTACTTTAGAGCCATAACTCAAGTTAAAGACTATGATAAAATATATGTCTTTTTAAACGCTTATCGCTCACAGCTTTATATGCAAATTTTTCATAAATCAGAGAAAATAGAAGAGCCGTTATTGATAGATTTCGAGTATGCTATAAAGCTGCTTGCAAATGAGAAAGGTAATATAGTGTGCTGCGGTAGCGGACTTGAATTTATATATCACCAAATTATGCATTTACCGAATATAATAACCTTGCCACGTTTTGCACGAGTTAAAGCACGGGTTATTTGTAGATATATTGCTAGTAGACTATCGAGCGGTATGAAGTTAAATAGCTCTATCGAACCGTTATATATACGCCCACCTGATGCTAAAATAGCAATAAATTACGTCATTCCTAGTTAA
- the infB gene encoding translation initiation factor IF-2 codes for MTDNQEIKPKKLTLGNSKLSLNKSFDSLTGAQSFVNAKSKTLVEVRKSSTGSTTTLSLNKERNSLDQTVIDANKEEFNRRLSILKKAAEQSKLNDPSQISTLSKLASINQSANSKIEPLETDKEVEQKQQNTEENKVEVSAKIVQDNEDIPSQISKKKEESFVKSPLVGMRTRYGIESEKELDKTADNKVVAPKIKLEEPKKFKKADLFNMLGDDESGSGRTRSLASIKRAREKEKRKLVSQAPEKVYREVTIPEVIGVGDLANAMSERVADVIKELMKLGILANASQTIDADTAELVATNLGHTVKRVQESDVENVLISDDKVENLRTRAPVVTVMGHVDHGKTSLLDALKSTDIAASETGGITQHIGAYRVTLADGRAITFIDTPGHEAFSEMRSRGAKVTDIVIIVVAADDGIKTQTVEAINHAKAAGVPIIVAINKIDKPDIDIERVKNELYVHEIIGEEAGGDVMVIPISALKKINLDKLEEAILLIAEMQDLKASPFGSAAGVVIESKIEKGRGTLTTILVQRGTLRNGDIIITGTSYGKVKKMTNDKGLEIVEATPSVPVEIQGLNEVPFAGDKFNVVQNEKQAKDIAEYRMRLAKEKKISIAPRSSLEDLFLKASGNSKIKELPLIIKGDVQGSVEAISGSLLKLPSDEIKLRILHSGVGPITESDVSLAHASSAIIVGFNVRAGANALTAAEKEKVDIRYYSIIYNLIDDVKAIMSGMLDPIVREQYIGSVEIRQIFNITKVGKIAGSYVTKGIIKKGAGVRLLRDNVVIHEGKLKTLKRFKDEVKEVREGYECGIAFENYEDIREGDTVEVFELVQEQRQL; via the coding sequence ATGACGGATAACCAGGAAATCAAACCCAAAAAGTTGACACTTGGCAATTCAAAATTATCGCTTAATAAGTCTTTTGACTCTCTTACAGGAGCTCAAAGCTTTGTTAATGCTAAATCTAAAACGCTAGTAGAAGTTAGAAAAAGCTCTACCGGTAGTACTACTACCCTTTCATTAAATAAAGAAAGAAATAGCTTAGATCAAACTGTTATTGATGCTAATAAGGAAGAATTTAACAGACGTTTATCTATTCTTAAAAAAGCTGCTGAGCAATCTAAATTAAATGACCCTTCACAAATAAGCACTTTAAGTAAACTTGCAAGTATTAACCAGTCTGCTAACTCAAAAATAGAACCGCTAGAAACTGATAAAGAAGTTGAACAAAAACAGCAAAATACCGAAGAAAATAAAGTAGAAGTTAGTGCTAAAATCGTTCAAGATAATGAAGATATACCGTCACAAATATCTAAAAAGAAAGAAGAATCTTTTGTAAAATCTCCTTTAGTAGGAATGCGAACACGTTACGGGATAGAATCAGAGAAAGAATTAGATAAAACAGCAGATAATAAAGTAGTCGCACCAAAAATTAAGCTAGAAGAACCGAAAAAATTCAAAAAAGCCGATCTTTTCAATATGCTTGGCGACGACGAAAGCGGCAGCGGCAGAACTAGAAGTCTTGCTTCTATAAAAAGAGCTAGAGAAAAAGAAAAGCGTAAATTAGTATCACAAGCACCTGAGAAAGTATATAGAGAAGTGACGATACCGGAAGTTATCGGAGTCGGCGATCTTGCAAATGCTATGTCTGAAAGAGTGGCTGATGTAATTAAAGAATTAATGAAGCTCGGTATTCTTGCAAATGCCAGCCAAACAATAGATGCCGATACGGCGGAACTAGTTGCAACAAATTTAGGGCATACGGTAAAAAGAGTTCAAGAATCGGATGTTGAAAATGTTTTAATTAGTGATGATAAGGTTGAAAATTTGAGAACGCGTGCTCCGGTTGTTACAGTAATGGGGCATGTAGATCACGGTAAAACATCATTACTTGACGCTCTTAAATCTACGGATATTGCTGCAAGTGAAACTGGAGGAATTACCCAGCATATCGGGGCTTATAGAGTAACTCTTGCAGACGGTAGAGCGATTACTTTTATTGATACTCCGGGGCACGAGGCTTTTTCGGAAATGCGGTCAAGAGGTGCTAAAGTAACGGATATAGTTATTATAGTGGTCGCAGCAGATGATGGAATCAAAACGCAAACGGTTGAGGCAATTAATCATGCGAAAGCAGCGGGCGTTCCTATAATTGTAGCTATTAATAAGATTGATAAGCCTGATATTGATATTGAGCGTGTAAAGAACGAATTATATGTCCACGAAATTATAGGCGAAGAGGCAGGTGGTGACGTTATGGTTATTCCTATCTCGGCATTAAAGAAAATTAACTTAGATAAACTTGAAGAAGCGATTTTATTAATTGCAGAAATGCAGGATTTAAAAGCGAGTCCTTTCGGTTCGGCTGCCGGTGTTGTAATCGAGTCAAAAATCGAAAAAGGAAGAGGAACGCTAACCACTATATTAGTTCAGCGAGGTACTTTAAGAAACGGTGATATTATAATAACCGGTACTTCTTACGGTAAAGTTAAAAAGATGACTAATGATAAGGGACTAGAAATAGTGGAAGCAACACCGTCTGTTCCTGTAGAAATTCAAGGCTTAAACGAAGTACCTTTTGCCGGTGATAAATTTAACGTAGTACAAAATGAGAAACAAGCAAAAGATATAGCTGAATATAGAATGCGTCTTGCTAAAGAAAAGAAAATATCTATTGCACCGCGTTCAAGTTTAGAAGATTTGTTTTTAAAAGCTTCCGGTAATAGTAAAATTAAGGAATTACCTTTAATTATTAAAGGTGATGTCCAAGGGTCGGTTGAAGCTATTTCAGGTAGCTTATTAAAATTACCGAGTGATGAAATAAAGCTTCGTATACTTCATAGCGGCGTAGGTCCGATAACGGAATCCGATGTATCTCTTGCACATGCTTCTTCAGCTATTATTGTCGGCTTTAACGTTAGAGCAGGGGCAAATGCTTTAACTGCCGCAGAAAAAGAAAAAGTCGATATTAGATATTATAGTATAATATATAATTTAATTGATGACGTAAAAGCCATTATGAGCGGTATGCTTGATCCGATCGTTAGAGAGCAATATATCGGAAGCGTAGAAATTAGACAAATATTTAATATTACCAAAGTCGGTAAAATTGCCGGTAGCTATGTAACTAAAGGGATTATTAAGAAAGGAGCGGGCGTACGCTTATTACGTGATAATGTAGTCATTCATGAAGGAAAGCTCAAAACTTTAAAACGCTTTAAAGATGAAGTTAAAGAAGTTAGAGAAGGATATGAGTGTGGTATAGCATTTGAAAATTACGAAGATATTAGAGAAGGAGACACAGTTGAAGTTTTTGAGCTAGTTCAAGAACAGAGACAATTATAG
- the nusA gene encoding transcription termination factor NusA, whose product MSNIGNVEILQIIDSVAREKGISKEILISTVEQAVQVAGQKKYGNEYNIKAQINRKTGEINLLRILKIVEDVEDYLTQISLEEALIKNPEAKIGDEIYEYLPPIDHARVSAQAAKQVITQRVIEAEREKQYHDFKDRKGEIINGIVKRIEYGDIIVELSHAEAIIKKDQLIKGENFKPNDRIKAYVQDVRQETKGPQIFLSRVDNQMLVKLFKLEVPEILEDIIQIKSVARDPGSKAKIAVFASDSSIDPVGSCVGIRGNRVKVITNELNGEKIDIVLWSNDLAQFIVNALAPLAPGEITKILIDEDRHKVEVVVSQENQSIAIGRRGQNVRLASKLTGWNIDIMTEEQESKRRNEEFLTSTELFMEALDVEEVIGQLLSVTGFNSVEQIATSEVSTLTRIEGFEEELAVEIKNRAINYVDLKNEKIIKKLEDLGVEQELIDILELPLELILKFAEYGIKTIEDLGEMSVNEFKNLAPNSNITDENIKLLIKTARQHGELKDS is encoded by the coding sequence ATGTCTAATATAGGTAATGTAGAAATTTTACAAATTATAGATTCTGTAGCTCGTGAGAAGGGAATATCAAAAGAAATTTTGATTTCAACGGTTGAACAAGCGGTACAAGTAGCAGGACAAAAAAAATACGGTAATGAATATAATATTAAAGCTCAGATAAATAGGAAAACCGGTGAGATAAATCTTTTAAGGATCTTAAAAATAGTAGAAGATGTAGAAGATTACTTAACGCAAATCTCACTTGAAGAAGCTTTAATAAAGAATCCAGAAGCTAAAATCGGTGATGAGATATATGAATATTTACCGCCGATTGATCATGCTAGAGTATCGGCTCAAGCTGCAAAACAAGTTATAACTCAACGTGTTATAGAAGCTGAACGTGAAAAACAATATCATGACTTTAAAGATAGAAAAGGCGAAATTATAAACGGTATAGTTAAGAGAATAGAATACGGTGATATAATAGTTGAATTGAGTCATGCTGAAGCAATAATAAAAAAAGATCAATTAATTAAGGGTGAGAATTTTAAACCTAATGATCGTATAAAAGCATATGTACAGGATGTAAGGCAAGAAACAAAAGGACCGCAGATTTTCTTGTCTAGAGTAGATAACCAGATGCTAGTTAAACTATTTAAGCTAGAAGTACCTGAAATTCTTGAAGATATTATTCAAATAAAATCAGTAGCACGTGATCCCGGTTCAAAAGCAAAAATAGCGGTATTTGCTTCGGATAGTAGTATAGATCCCGTAGGCTCATGCGTAGGTATTAGAGGTAATAGAGTAAAAGTCATAACAAATGAGTTAAACGGAGAGAAAATTGATATAGTATTATGGAGTAATGACCTTGCACAGTTTATAGTTAATGCTCTTGCACCGCTTGCACCCGGGGAAATTACAAAAATTTTGATTGATGAGGATAGGCATAAGGTAGAAGTAGTAGTTTCGCAAGAAAATCAAAGTATTGCAATAGGTAGAAGAGGGCAGAATGTTCGTTTAGCTTCTAAGCTTACAGGTTGGAATATCGATATAATGACCGAAGAGCAAGAATCAAAAAGAAGAAACGAAGAATTCTTAACTTCTACGGAATTATTTATGGAAGCTTTAGATGTTGAAGAAGTTATAGGTCAGCTTTTATCGGTAACGGGATTTAATTCGGTAGAGCAAATCGCAACTAGTGAAGTTAGTACTTTAACAAGAATCGAAGGCTTTGAGGAAGAACTTGCCGTAGAGATCAAAAATCGAGCTATTAATTACGTCGACCTTAAGAATGAAAAGATTATCAAAAAGCTAGAGGATCTGGGAGTTGAGCAAGAATTAATAGATATATTAGAATTACCGCTTGAATTAATATTAAAATTTGCCGAATATGGTATAAAGACCATAGAAGATTTAGGAGAGATGAGCGTAAATGAATTTAAAAATTTAGCTCCAAATTCTAATATAACGGACGAAAATATTAAATTGCTGATTAAAACTGCTAGACAGCATGGTGAATTAAAGGATAGTTAG
- the rimP gene encoding ribosome maturation factor RimP produces the protein MQIIEQQITNVIEESLTDMGFELVLVKFKGVNPKVVEILIDSLNGEKISVEDCTKASRTISAILDVEDLIEDAYSLEVASSGLERPLVKFENYNRFLGREVKIKLKELLNGKTRYQGKIIKAENNKIYLKCEEQEVLIDYDLIKNANLVLTEEVFKKLLGSVKVSN, from the coding sequence ATGCAAATTATTGAACAACAAATAACAAACGTAATAGAAGAATCCTTGACTGATATGGGATTTGAGTTAGTTCTTGTTAAGTTTAAAGGTGTTAACCCTAAAGTAGTCGAGATATTAATTGATAGCTTAAACGGTGAAAAAATATCTGTGGAAGATTGTACTAAAGCAAGTAGGACTATCTCCGCTATTCTAGATGTTGAAGATTTAATAGAAGATGCATATTCTTTAGAGGTAGCATCAAGCGGTCTTGAACGTCCGTTAGTAAAGTTTGAAAATTATAATAGATTTTTAGGAAGAGAAGTTAAAATCAAACTTAAAGAATTATTGAACGGCAAAACTCGTTATCAGGGTAAAATAATTAAAGCCGAAAATAATAAAATATATTTAAAATGTGAAGAACAAGAAGTACTAATTGATTATGATTTAATTAAAAATGCTAATCTAGTTTTAACTGAAGAAGTATTTAAAAAATTACTAGGTTCTGTGAAGGTTTCTAATTGA
- a CDS encoding Rrf2 family transcriptional regulator, whose product MQLTSFTDYGLRSLIYLASKPERVCSVKEISEYYNISLNHLVKVIHRLAQLGYINSSKGKGGGIKLAFSPSSMKLGDIIEKLEPNMDIVECFNKNTNSCRITNSCQFKHFIKKASEAFIKTLNNYTLEDAMITKTIQIEDKK is encoded by the coding sequence ATGCAGTTAACAAGTTTTACTGACTACGGATTACGTAGCCTTATATATCTTGCTTCAAAACCGGAAAGAGTTTGTAGTGTAAAAGAGATATCAGAGTACTATAATATTTCCCTTAATCATTTGGTAAAAGTGATCCACAGATTAGCACAATTAGGATATATTAATAGTAGTAAAGGAAAAGGAGGAGGAATTAAGCTAGCATTTAGCCCTTCTTCCATGAAGTTGGGAGATATAATAGAAAAATTAGAACCTAATATGGATATAGTAGAATGTTTCAATAAAAATACTAATAGCTGTAGAATTACAAATTCATGCCAATTTAAACATTTTATTAAAAAGGCAAGTGAAGCATTTATAAAAACATTGAATAATTATACATTAGAAGATGCAATGATTACTAAAACAATTCAAATTGAGGATAAAAAATAA
- a CDS encoding TlyA family RNA methyltransferase, which produces MTKIRLDEYLLQKGFVTDITIARSLIIQGKVHNKHEQLIKPGIQVNINDTDIKVKLPQHNYVSRGALKLIAALDYFKIDPENLVCIDIGSSTGGFTEVLLERKAKLIFAVDVGYGELHLKLRDNPQIKVLEKTNARYLTDKQITTKPDLIVCDASFISLTTILPTPLNLAKEDCMLIALIKPQFEVEKHEVEQGGIIKNPLLHQKVCDKIKDWLEKEHNFKIFGIIESPILGAKGNKEFLICGKRKNGYFLSSI; this is translated from the coding sequence ATGACTAAAATAAGGCTTGATGAATATTTGCTGCAAAAAGGTTTTGTAACAGATATTACTATAGCACGAAGCTTGATTATCCAAGGTAAAGTACATAATAAGCATGAGCAGTTAATTAAGCCCGGAATACAGGTTAATATAAATGATACCGACATTAAGGTAAAGCTACCTCAGCATAATTATGTTTCAAGAGGAGCATTAAAGTTAATTGCTGCTTTGGATTATTTTAAAATTGATCCTGAAAATTTAGTTTGTATTGATATCGGTAGTAGCACCGGCGGTTTTACCGAAGTATTACTTGAACGTAAAGCAAAATTAATTTTTGCCGTAGATGTCGGTTATGGCGAACTTCATCTTAAATTACGTGACAATCCACAAATTAAAGTGCTTGAGAAGACTAATGCACGATATTTAACCGATAAGCAAATAACAACGAAGCCTGATTTAATTGTTTGCGATGCAAGCTTTATTAGTTTAACTACTATATTACCGACTCCACTAAATTTAGCTAAAGAAGATTGCATGCTTATTGCTTTAATAAAACCGCAGTTTGAGGTCGAAAAGCATGAAGTAGAGCAGGGAGGAATTATTAAAAATCCTCTCTTACATCAAAAAGTATGCGATAAAATCAAAGATTGGCTTGAAAAAGAGCATAATTTTAAAATATTTGGTATTATAGAAAGTCCAATACTAGGAGCTAAGGGAAATAAGGAGTTTTTAATATGCGGAAAAAGAAAAAATGGTTATTTTTTATCCTCAATTTGA
- the tyrS gene encoding tyrosine--tRNA ligase, which produces MSFIEEFINKGYFHQCTDLDRLTTITKETKIAAYIGFDCTATSLHIGSLMQIMILRLLQQHGHKPIVIIGGGTSKIGDPTWKDEARKILSKEDIAKNAEGIKKSLSKFIKFGEGESDAIMLDNTEWLDSLNYLDFLRDFGSYFSVNRMLTMDSVRLRLEREQHLSFLEFNYMLLQAYDFYYLSKHYNCSLQLGGSDQWGNIVMGADLIRKISGKEVFGMTTPLLTTASGAKMGKTAAGAVWLNEDLLSPYDYYQYWRNCEDADIVRFAKLYSELTQEELNKFESLAAEDINAAKKQLAYELTKLCHSEQAAKSALETAVKIFEEGQIDENLPTVVLEQEVLQAGISAYELFHEAGLASSKSEARKLIRGKGAKINDEVVADENMIINTTFLLDKNVIKLSAGKKRHILVKV; this is translated from the coding sequence ATGAGTTTTATAGAAGAATTTATAAATAAAGGATATTTCCATCAATGTACCGATTTGGATCGGTTAACTACTATAACGAAAGAAACAAAAATAGCGGCTTATATAGGCTTTGACTGTACTGCTACCTCGCTACATATTGGTAGTTTAATGCAGATAATGATATTACGGTTACTTCAGCAGCATGGACATAAGCCTATTGTAATTATCGGCGGCGGTACGAGTAAAATCGGTGATCCTACTTGGAAAGACGAAGCTCGCAAAATCTTAAGTAAAGAAGACATCGCTAAGAATGCTGAAGGGATTAAAAAATCTTTATCGAAATTTATCAAGTTCGGCGAAGGTGAAAGTGATGCTATAATGCTGGATAACACAGAGTGGTTAGATTCCCTTAATTATTTAGATTTCCTACGGGATTTCGGTAGTTATTTCTCGGTAAACCGTATGCTAACTATGGATTCAGTAAGGCTAAGGCTTGAGCGTGAGCAGCATTTAAGCTTTTTAGAGTTTAACTATATGTTGTTGCAAGCATATGATTTTTACTATTTAAGCAAGCATTATAATTGCAGCCTGCAGCTTGGCGGTAGCGATCAGTGGGGTAACATTGTAATGGGAGCGGATTTAATCCGTAAAATAAGCGGCAAAGAAGTATTTGGTATGACGACGCCGCTACTTACGACCGCTTCCGGTGCTAAAATGGGTAAAACTGCGGCGGGAGCAGTGTGGCTCAATGAAGATTTGCTAAGCCCATATGATTATTACCAATATTGGCGTAACTGCGAGGATGCCGACATAGTTAGATTTGCCAAATTATATAGCGAGTTAACTCAAGAAGAGCTTAATAAGTTTGAAAGTTTAGCGGCTGAAGATATTAATGCAGCTAAAAAACAGCTTGCTTATGAGCTAACTAAGCTTTGTCATTCGGAGCAGGCAGCAAAATCAGCTTTAGAAACTGCGGTAAAGATATTTGAAGAAGGGCAAATCGATGAGAATTTACCTACCGTTGTTTTAGAGCAGGAAGTATTACAAGCAGGTATTAGTGCGTATGAGTTATTTCATGAAGCAGGTCTTGCTAGTTCTAAGTCAGAAGCACGCAAACTTATAAGAGGGAAAGGTGCTAAAATAAATGATGAGGTGGTTGCAGATGAGAATATGATAATTAATACTACTTTCCTACTCGATAAAAATGTTATAAAGCTCTCTGCCGGTAAAAAAAGACATATATTAGTTAAGGTTTGA
- a CDS encoding lysozyme, which translates to MFNFGSGKFQASTLRQKLNRGEYLNAANELPHWIHVKGGVKLQGLVKRRQIERSLFLSEADTASIVNEIAVASNAETNYLK; encoded by the coding sequence ATCTTCAACTTTGGTAGCGGGAAGTTTCAAGCATCAACATTACGGCAAAAGTTAAACCGAGGCGAATACTTAAACGCTGCCAATGAATTACCACATTGGATTCACGTTAAAGGCGGTGTTAAGCTGCAAGGCTTGGTAAAACGTCGGCAAATAGAGCGGTCATTGTTCTTAAGCGAAGCAGATACAGCCTCAATAGTTAATGAGATTGCCGTTGCTTCAAATGCAGAAACTAATTATTTAAAATAA